The Manis javanica isolate MJ-LG chromosome 13, MJ_LKY, whole genome shotgun sequence region tgaaacaatacttttctttaaaatcaccctaatttttattagaaaataattaacagttggcttgattatttgcataagtgcagcaagaagagtaattgattacatgggatcttttaaatgtgctctgctggaactttttgtaaggaattttagattgaacttttaaaggcctctcgaggccagacagccaagccagacttgccatcaggttgtgcctgcagtacctgtagatttgggtgaatttctctcttcttgcggttcccaagacattcctgaggttcctgcacctgccaggaagtgaccttccttactcacctggtaaggctgctgggaactctgtaagcaaggtaccaggccagttcttccaaggggctttgttggctttataaagtcaatcttagttccttaaagctgtctgttcatatctgagtttacacacgtgtctctcaggtatgacgttccagtcaaagccttggtaatataaccagtgtttttaattggtcctcttacaaggaaagcagattcttattgaacttgtgcaaataaacatactgccatgaaatataaaagtagtcatgagagtttttaaattctggagggatcaggtagagagaaagataaagtttcaattctgcttataaaggcagtcatttactaaactgttgtcagcttaagagaaaaagcttaaaatactttatcaacaacatttgaaacaaaaagctaccaAATCATCTTCCttgtttacttaatcttatgtaactaatacctgttctgctgaaatctagttttttactagtttaggagtaataaaacaatgagtatagatgacaaaagacttacaaatgacaatggttaaagatctgatgagagcttactgtaagacagttgtcataaggaaatttggatatttctgtaacacaaaacattcagtaacaaagttgagcatcattccctgtgacagtgccttctaggtaattaaacaggtaaataagccaaattagccaaatattttcccaatgagaaaaaattcctctgacatgttccaggggctctctggaaaatatcagagtgaactagaggtaaaaagcacttttttgaatttgattttgggaagctgctAAAacttttaaggcacttgcttaaatagttactcacattagacaaagctatACTTCacttaagcatttttctttgaaagatttaacagataccatcaacttaaatgactttaggtaaacttaggcagctgataaccataaggacatgtctattcagttcaacttaaattagcattaatgtttaatatcttctattagaattttctaagttttagaatgcccaatttttacaagcgcttgtctttaaatcaatttttattaataccatccggaggtagaaaaatatttttcatttacacacttagacacaaacatacagattgagatgtaatgatacagtgagaggacagagctcctggcatgagccaggaggggacaagagagccggtggtggtgcattgtctaggggttttataggcagttgaggatatttgggaacatgaaaaaagcttaCGGGTGTGGACTtcaaggcaagtagtaggtgtttaggattgcaggggagacagagagagagcttggtttgggggtaggagaaagcctggatatatgggatctctttccatttgcccatacactcacagaagttgtataagtcgtggagaattttaggatctaaagagccatttgggggccttttagactgattgtccaagggatattgtggccagatctcattacagtagccaGCAGGTTTGAGGTCTccagtgaggtggaggggctttagattattgagtaagcaccctagtggTAAATCTgagggaatggaggggccagatcccatggtgagtaCGAGACCTTTCAGAAGTCGCTGAGGCGTCCCTGAGCGATTGAGAAGGTTGCGGAGAAGACCAcgcacagttagggggtcgtcaccacctctaactgtggggtcGAGGCAAAAACGCCAAGGAGGCtcagtacctggtaccaggagtttatgaGTAGAGTAGAaacgtagataaagggagaccgggcctcagtggatgaggattctcaccatggggaggcagagaagggtcgactatggggatcaaccatgactctgaaagtcgtggttgggggtgcccctgtcccagaggagcccctGGGGGTGCCGGATACTcaatggtcacttcccaggttccaaagggacatttaagtcgaccatgaaggggagactcaccaaatcgaaggccggtgttgggcgagaagacaaGCGACCAgggaaatggacggtgagcccgtggaggaggatcgggcagtgggggttcccagagcagctcgggttcccagaggaagagcagagtcaaTGGTAGAGCCTCATCTgaagtcacggcaccaatgaaagggtatctcactgcgaccctccttacccaaaatgactcaggagacacgggcccacagcaagagactttattatctgaaagagagagtggctgccccagagggggggtggggagagagagagagggggagggagagcagggggacagagagacagagacaaagagagacagacacagaccgagagagggtggggggcagcagcgtggtgccttttattgtggcgtaTCTGctcggcctgttgc contains the following coding sequences:
- the LOC118970612 gene encoding uncharacterized protein isoform X4 encodes the protein MTLQLHLLQALVQDKKNPSIILGGSSGITLQHHGPRCQPPQDNKVSCCGPVSPESFWVRRVAVRYPFIGAVTSDEALPLTLLFLWEPELLWEPPLPDPPPRAHRPFPWSLVFSPNTGLRFAYITGLPTPLQR
- the LOC118970612 gene encoding uncharacterized protein isoform X3, which produces MTLQLHLLQALVQDKKNPSIILGGSSGITLQHHGPRCQPPQDNKVSCCGPVSPESFWVRRVAVRYPFIGAVTSDEALPLTLLFLWEPELLWEPPLPDPPPRAHRPFPWSLVFSPNTGLRFEATKLQIVIEMKPRTEAPTFRGPLN
- the LOC118970612 gene encoding uncharacterized protein isoform X5, yielding MTLQLHLLQALVQDKKNPSIILGGSSGITLQHHGPRCQPPQDNKVSCCGPVSPESFWVRRVAVRYPFIGAVTSDEALPLTLLFLWEPELLWEPPLPDPPPRAHRPFPWSLVFSPNTGLRFGLPTPLQR